A DNA window from Streptomyces canus contains the following coding sequences:
- a CDS encoding YbdD/YjiX family protein, translating to MTVTATARRWARAVRWYLRELTGEAEYDRYRERRLRHHPLAPVPTRREYEVLRTRHREAHPQGRCC from the coding sequence GTGACAGTGACCGCGACAGCGCGGCGGTGGGCGCGGGCCGTCCGGTGGTACCTGCGGGAGCTGACCGGGGAGGCCGAGTACGACCGCTACCGCGAGCGGCGTCTGCGCCACCATCCGCTGGCGCCGGTACCGACCCGACGGGAGTACGAGGTGCTGCGCACCCGGCACCGGGAGGCTCATCCGCAGGGGCGGTGCTGCTGA